DNA sequence from the Leuconostoc lactis genome:
ATCGTATGAATTGATTAACATATGTTAGACAATTACCGTAACCACGGTACTACTCAGTCATTCATATTTTTAAAGATTTGGCAACGTGCCGCATAATTTGTATATCATTTTATTATAGTGCTTTTTTATATTACCAAGTCGAATCTATCATGATGGTATGCTGACGTTTTGTCAGTAATCCAAACGTGCAATTACGACTTGTGTATGCACTCAAAAAAGACGTAGTCAAATTACGTCTTTTTAATTTTGCCAGATACATACTTAGCAACCTAAAGTTGCTAGGCAACATAGCCCGTGTACAAAACGCTTAATGCTTAAATGCTTTGTGGCGCTTCTTTTTGTTAAATACGTTATTTAAAACAGCCGACCAAATATTTGCCCCAATAAACATTAAGAATGGGAACATCATATAAATATAGTGTTCCTGTACTTCCCAAAGTAAGATATAGAACAAAGATAATGATTCAAATATTCCCAGGATTAAGATAATCGTAACCCTTTGACGATAAGTTGAACTATCATCTGATTCGTTTTGCCGCTTATTAAATAGATAAAATGGCAACCAAACAAATGACAAAAAGCTTGTCAGCGATACCATCATCGTTGCATGAATCATAATTGGCGTTAACAGATTATAATTGTTGTGATACTGTTCTTGTAATCGGTTATTTTGACTGTTTCTAAATTGCGTAAAATACTGCATACCAAAATCCGACTTAATACCAAACAACACATTTGTCTTGTCACGCCAGGTTGCAAGCACCCCAAAAACGCCTAAGTGCTTAATTTTCTCAGTTAGTTTTTCACGGATATAGGCCTGTCGTTGGTCATATTTTGTGTACTTATTAGTAATCGTATTGATTTCATCGCCCGACCGACCGCCTACATAGTAAGCCGTCAAGAACCATGACTCAATCGGCATTTTGGCATTTTTGTCACTAGATGCTTGATAGTGAGTCCTGTCTTTTGTAACCGTTGCGGCTTGCTTTAACGTGAATGAGCAAATGGATAACGCAGCAAGCAATAACACAAGTAACCGCCAATCACGCCATAAAAAGACCAGTAACAATACAACACTAGCAATCAGTACCACAATGGTATTTGGCCTTAGGAATAAGGCTACTGCCAAGCAGACTGCGGCTAAAATAAACTGTTGCCAATTCTTCCGATTAATGATTTTTGCAAAATGAGTCGCCTTTTCGCCTGTCTTAGCGTGATAAAACAGTTCAACAAGATAGCGCACACCAGCCACCAAAAATGGCAAAGCAAAGGTATCTGAATAACCAATTTGCGTAAATTGCATCAAATAAGTTGGGACAAACACATAAAATAATAACAACACATTGCGTGCTTTTGGCCCAAAAACAATATTGGCCAATTTAGTTAGTTGATACACTGATATGAGCATCAACACTTGTCCATAAACGGCATGCAACAAGATCACATCATCAAGCGTTTTGAGCATGTGCCGAAATGGAAAATCCAGCCAAAACATAAAGATACTAATTGGCACATTATTTGGAAAAACACTAAAATATGGCGACCATTGCGAGGCTGGATATTGATGTAAAAGATCATAAACTTGACCATTAACGCCCATGCTGTCATAGACTGGTGCATAAGGTTGTATGAACAACGCCCCGACAACTACCAATATAATTAATGTCCAAAGAAATTTTTTAAGTAGTTCATCGTAATGATCTGTTAGCTTAACAACTAACGTCGTTAAGCCAAGAAAACCCATGGCAAGCCCCAAATACGCTAACAACGAAAAAACAGTAAAACGATCGTTAAAAGTCGTGTTTGCTGCCAATAGATGCCCAGACACTAGCACACAAAATAACATCAATAATGCAATTACCGTTAGCATACCGACAATCGCATGTCTTGATTTAGTCAACATATTTGATATTCTCCCCTTCTAAATAAAACCGTTGGGCTGAAATAATTAAAAATAATGCCCCTGTATTATATATACGACATTCAGAAACATCCCACTTACTAGTTATCCCCAAAAAGATGTACACAGATGATCTGACTCATGTCATCACATCATAAATGATGCATATATCATTTGTAATCACGAACATTTCCATACTACTACACATATGTGCATGTGTCAAACAGACGCCTACTATCAACTCAAATCGAATCACTATCATTGCACAAAAAAAGACCTGACAACCGGTCAAGTTATCAGGTCTTTAAAGATTATCTCAAATTATTCTGTGTGCTTCAAACCGCTAAAGAATTGTTGGACCCCAACAAATCCGAGCGACAAAATTGTCGCAATACTTAAACTTAACCATAGCGCATGTATCATTGACACAAAAAGCAGATCAATAGTAAAGCAAGCGATAAAGTAAATTATCCAGACGCAGAGAACAAAACCAATTAACACGATTTTGGATTTTGCTTGTTGTGACATGACGAGGTCCTCAGGTGATGCAAATATTTCTTCCTATTTTAATGATAACTAAGATTATGACATGTTAGCTAACTAAAATCAACCCCCTATACCAATCTGACAAAACACAAATTACAGCACTAAACAACTCAACGTTTACTTTTATGCAGCTTGAACTTTCTGGTGATGCGTGCTGGTATTTTAGTCGTTGCAGTCATCGTGTTTTGTACTTTTGCTTTAATCGCCTGTTGTCTTTTCTGCTTGGTCTTTTCCAGGTCTTCAGCCATCATTTTACTTTTCTGAACAGTTTCAGCGTCAATCGTAAATAGTTTAACAAATGTCTGTGGATCAACGACGGGGTTGCCTTTTGGTTGTGTTTTAACAATTTGATTTGGTACAGAATTAGCATATTTAACAGCCGCAGCAACCGGCACCACCGTGTGTTTAAAGTGATATTGTGTCATAATTTCAGTCGCCTCATCAACATCCAGCGCAGTCACATCTGGCACTTTAATATATCCTTTTCGCTTTTCAAGTTGCGCATTAACTATTTTAGTCCCTTGGGCCAGCAACTCTGGTGCTAACGCGCCAAGTGCTATTTTACCTACGGTACTGATTAATTTTGTTTTGTTCATCTTGATTATTCTCCTAATACGACAATATCGTGCATCAGATTTCTTTCATTATAATGGTTCAATGTATTCGGTGCGATAAGATAACTTTAATAAAAAAGCGCCGCATAAATGCGGACGCTTTGTGTCGTGTTAACGTGCTAAATCAGGAATTGGTTTACCAGTCTCAATCGATTGGTTCATTAAATCTTCAATTTGCTTATCGGTAAATTTTTGATCATCAATACCAGCATTTCTGAGGATGCTTCGTGTTGCTTGAATATCACTAGCCGAAATCGTCACGGGCTGATCCCGATGCTCTAAATTAGCATGATCATTTTGCTCTTCAGTATTATTTGCTGTACTTGAGCTTGAACTTGAATTTTCTGCTGATTGCTGCGTTGTTTCAGGCTGCGATGATGACATCTGGCTTGATGCTGAAGACGATGACACAGTAGCCTGAGATTGACTTGATGCTTGAGACGGCGATGATGATTGTGCTTGACTAGCAGTTTGCGTCTCCTGCTTTGCAGTTGACTGGGTCTGTCGTCCCAGCAATAAAATACCCACCAATACTGCAATTATAACGATAACAATGATGCTAATGCTAATAGCTAATCTACTTTTTTTCAATTTGTAAACCTTCCCGTATAGTCAATGCTGATATCCAAAGGCTTATTCTGTGATAAGCCAGTAAAATACTTGCTAGCACTGTACTGCCACGCCGCAAATTCTGAATTATATTGTAAGGCACGTGCAGCTGCCGGATTTGCCTCATTTGGATACTGCGCCATCCAGATATCTTTTGTACTAATACGATTGGTGTCCACAATGTTATCCGGGCCAGTAATCGCTTTGTAAGAATAGTTGATGACATTCGGATAACCCTGTTGCGCTAATGTGTTACGGAATGCGTTGAGATCCGCAACTTTATCACCAGCACTATTGACAGCATCATCTGCTTCATAATCATCTACCATCAGCGTATCACTTGGAAGTCCCAAAGCTTTAGCATAGTTGGCAAAATATTTTGCTTCATTTGCTGCTTCTGATGGATTCATAAACCAGGCAAAATGATACGCTGCAATCTTCATTCCAGCATTTCTGGCATAGCTAATTTGTGTAGCTGCATATGGATTTTTATAGGTTGTATATTCTGATAATTTAATCACCGCTGTTTTGATACCTGCTGCGTACATTGCCTTGTAGTCCGCCTGCGTTAGCCAACTCTGGTGAGAAGATACATCGATAAAATCTGATGGGGCAATGGGTGGTAAGTAGGCTGTCCCACCACCAGGTGCTGTCCCACCCTTTTTGACCAATTGCACTTGGATTGCTTCAATACGTAATCCGCGCCCAGCCGTTCCGGCGGTTTGACCGTTTGATGCCCAACCTAGCCAACCATAATTTTGCACATAAGTACGATAATAAATATCATAGCTATTGCTTAACGTTCCTGTTAAATTAAAGCTTAAGGCTTCAACCTGTAAGCCTTGCCCTGAAGTACCGACAACAGCATTATCACTGACCGCTGATTGCCAACCGATATTTTGGACATAGGCCTTGTAAGTCACCCCACCAGACATGTTGTCCGGTAAGTCACTCACATTAGCCTTAAAGGCTTCAACACGCAGTGCTTGCCCGGTTGTACCGGCGGTACCACCATCTGCGACACTGTTTTGCCAACCGATATTTTGGACATTTGTTTGATAGTGAATACTTGGATCGGGCTTTCGCGTGTAAGATGAATTCGTCGTATCCCCTGGTGCAGGCTGGCCTTTAGGTACTAAGACAACCTGCATTCCTTCTAGGCGATAACCATAACCAGATGTTCCAGCATCTTGCCCGTTTGATGCCCAGCCCAGCCAACCAAAGTTTTGCGCATGGACACGATAGTAAACATTATAATAATTAGCAATATTACCAGATAATTTAATCCGGATAGCTTCCAACCGTAGCGCTTGACCCGAAGTACCACTAATCCCATCATTTTGTGTCCAGTTTTGCCAACCAATATTTTGGATATGCGTTTGATATTGGATATTGCCTGATGTGTCAGCATTTTGGTTATCTAACTGAATCATCGTGGCTTCTAATCGCTTACCTTGGCCGGTCGTACCAGACGTCTGCCCATCAGATACAAAGTTTTGCCAGCCAATATCTTGGACATGCGTCCGATACTGAACACTTGGCTCGCCATTTAGATTATAAAAAGCATTTACCGTACTACCTGGCGCGGGTTGGCCCTTAGGAACTAACACAACCTCCAACGCTTCCAGACGGTAGCCATATCCAGCCGTTCCGGCTGCCTGACCATTTGATGCCCAGCCTAGCCAGCCAAAGTTTTGTGCATGGACACGATAGTAAACATCATAATAGTTCGCAATATTGCCTGAAAGTTTAATGCGAATTGCTTCAAGTCTTAGCGATTGACCTGAAGTGCCACTGACACCACCATCCTGTGTCCAATTTTGCCAACCAATATTTTGGATATGCGTCTGATATTGAACACTCCCAGTCATGGTACTGTCTTGATTAGCAAGTTGGATAGTCGTCGCCTCTAAGCGCTTACCTTGCCCAGTTGTGCCAGCCATTTGACCATTAGTGACATAGGGTTGCCAGCCAATATCTTGGACATGCGTCCGATACTGAACGCTCGGCTGTTGTGCTGCTGAAATTGGTGATGACCACTGAGTCGTGAGCAATAGACCAATAACAACGGTTAAAATAATCACTAAACTGCCAGTGATTCTGTTATTCTTCATTGTTAAATCAACTTTCCAATTTACTTTATATTCCTTGCTTATTATAACAAAATCCACATCATCAATTGTAACAAGAAAAATAAAAACCACTCACAAATGTGAATGGTTTTGACTATTTTCTTTTCAATAGCATAACGCCTCGACCAATAGACCAAAATACAATTAGCATGACCGCAAAGCCAATTAAGCTAACGGATGCTTTAAAGAGCGGTGGCTCAAACTGTAAAGTAATCGTTTGTTCGTCTTGTGACGCTGGTATTTTAATTTGTGTCAAATAGCCACGTAGTGGTTTAGCTAACTTTGCCTGTCCACCTATCACATGATAGCCGGGCCATGCCGTTCTTGAAAAGACGACTTTGGCTTCATCACGATGTGCTGGTACTTTAATTGTGACTTCATAATTTGAATTTTTAATTTCCGTCACTTGTGGGATATTGCTCCAGACAACACCACCGACATTATTGTTGATCTTTTCTCGCTGAATCACAACATAATATTGATCATGAGACGTTACCTGCCAACCAGCCGGTACATTTTTATGCTTGATAAGATTGCGATAAACTTTACGATCGCCTTCGTTACCAACCGCTACGGTGTCGACACTCAAAAGATCTGCCAACGGTAACTGCGTTTGCTTGTCTTTTTTAAATAGCTTTGCGTAATGATCAGGTGAAATACGTGTTGGATCACCACCTCTGAAATCATCACTAAACTTCTTAAAGCCGACAGGCGTATAGACATTCATGGAATCATTATTCGTAATATACCAATCATTTCCCATCACGACGTGATTATTAAATCCCAAAATAACGGTATTCCCTTTAAACTTTTCAGCCATCTTTAAAATATTAGCTTTCGTTGCCGGCATTTGATAATCTGGGTAAATATAGGTAATATGTTGCTGCTGAATCTCATCATGATGCCGCCCAATCGTACGTTGCTGTACAACTAGCGAAAATCCAGTCGTGATAATGGCCAATACGATAACAGTAAGCATTGGTCGTTTAAATTGGATTTTGATGTGTTTCAACTGTATTTTGTGGTGCCCACTACCTAAGTACGCAATCGCTGCCACAAAAATACTGATAATAATATTAATAGCCAAGATGGATTGTGTACGTGCCGGTGTATTGGCAATTTCTAGGTACGTACCAAGAAACATCAAGCCAACAAAAAGCTGAACACGTCCCTTAGTGAATTTCAACCCTAATTTAGCCACGAACAAAATGACCAGCAATAACACCAGTTGACCAAAATAAGCCATCATGCGGACTGGAAAACGTAATGGTCCCACATTTGCTGGTCCAAATAGCAACATAAAAGTCAATAATGTTGGTGTTAACCATTGGATTAACACCACTTTATGATTTTGAATGAAGCTTTTGGTTTGTTTAAAGTTCACAAACACCAACAATGCTAATAACCAACTAACGTACATAAACGGCATATAGGTCACACCGCTAACAGTCCACCAAGAGTTCATTTCTGAATAACCGACTGGTGAAAACGAGAAAAGCAAATCTGATAAACTTGGCGATAAGAAATTGTCGTTGAAAATGCCTTCCGTATTGCGCATCGTCACACCAGAAATGGCAATTCCTGGTAGGTATACAGCAATTGTTGTCGCAGCTAAACTAATACCTAAAAGGAGAATCCGACGTAATTGCGTCCAATTTTTCATCACGATGGCGGCGATAAAAGCCCCCAACATGACGGCAATTAACATAATCGTCCCAAAAACATAACCAACGGTAATAATTGAATAACCAACCACAAAAGCCAATACTGGGCCTGTGTTTTTATTCAAAAATCGCCGTAAAACCCACCAAAACCAAGGGAAAAAGGCTGAGACCATTAAGTCAGTCACCCAAGATGAGGCGCCCGCAAAAATAGTAAAGCCGACAAACGGCGTCACAATTCCATAAATAATTGCGTATGGCTTTTGAACAGCCATTGAACGCGCCAACAGGAAAGAACCAACACCTAAGATGTTTAACAGAACAATTTTAAATATCGTCGCAAATATCAAAAAATTAGAAGAATAATAAACAACAACGGAGATTAACCAAACGAGTGGGCTAAATGTTCCCCATTGACCCTCAGCTAAATAATTCCCTGACCCTTGGGCAGCCACGTTGAAAATCGGTAACTGGCCCTGCATCACTAATTTGCCAACTTCATACCATTGTCCAATTGCCCCACGTTGCGTATCATCTAAAAAATAGAAGCGATGAAAAAAGAACAATGGAATTAAGCTAAAAATGGACACAATCGCAACAATGAGGACAATTGCACCGAAGGTACTTTGCCAACTGTTGCGTAGTCTTTGCTTGATCGTCATATTATGTAAATCCTTAATCATTCAACTCTTCGGCAATGATATAACGTGGGCGGTGCTTAACTTCAAGGAAAATCTTGCCAATATATTCACCAATAATTCCGATTGCCACTAACTGCAACCCACCAAGCATCCAAATTGATACCATCAAAGTTGGCCAACCTGCTGATGTTTTACCAAATGCCCAACCGATAAAGATATAAACTAAACTAAGGATACTAATCCCAAAAATACCTAAACCAACGTTCCGTACAAATGTGATTGGTGAAATTGAAAATGAGGTAATCCCTGTTGCCGCAAACTTAATCATTTTACGCAAAGGATACTTCGTTTCCCCAGCTTCACGTTCGGCACGAGCATAATAGACTTTGGCTTCGTTGAAACCAATGAGTGGGAAAATGCCACGCAAGAACATTTCGCGTTCTTGATATTCTGAAAAGGCACGCAATACCTTTTGATTGACCAAACGAAAATCCGCATGGTTGGGAATTGAATTAGCTCCTAGCGCTGACATCACTTTGTAAAAGCTTTGTGCCGTAAAGCGCTTGAAGAACGTATCGGTTGTTCGATCATTACGCACACCATAAACAATGTCTTTCCCTGAGTTAGCCAATTCAACCATTTCAACAATAGCTTGTGGATCATCTTGAAGATCAGCGTCAATTGTCACAACATAATCAACGTCTGTATCTGTTAAATACGTCATCCCAGCAATCAACGCATTTTGATGCCCAAAATTCGTGCTAAAACGCAATCCCTGAACATTGCCATATTTTTCATGTAGTTCATTGATGAGTGCCCAAGTCTTATCCTTTGAGCCATCATCAACATACATGATAAAACTACTTGGCGCAACGAGATTTGCTTGTATCATTTCTGTCAACAAATCATGCAATCGCGCTGTGGTCTTTTCAATGACCTCTTCTTCATTGTAAGCTGGCAAAACAATTGCTAATTTTTTTGATGCCATTTATTTCATACCTCTCACTTTATAAACCATGAAGCGTAAATTCTGCATGACTTTTGCCATTGCATTACCACGCCACAGGACTGATTTTGTTACAATATCAGGAAACGCTTGGTGCATCGCTTCATTCATACCGATGACATGTTGACTCTGAACATCCTGTAACTCTGCCGTCCATTGTCCTGAACTGACACGGAATTTTACGCCCACTGTCACATCGGGCACAAAATCACCCAATGTCAAAACATGCAAGTAAGTTGATAAATCAAC
Encoded proteins:
- a CDS encoding DUF6020 family protein, which translates into the protein MLTKSRHAIVGMLTVIALLMLFCVLVSGHLLAANTTFNDRFTVFSLLAYLGLAMGFLGLTTLVVKLTDHYDELLKKFLWTLIILVVVGALFIQPYAPVYDSMGVNGQVYDLLHQYPASQWSPYFSVFPNNVPISIFMFWLDFPFRHMLKTLDDVILLHAVYGQVLMLISVYQLTKLANIVFGPKARNVLLLFYVFVPTYLMQFTQIGYSDTFALPFLVAGVRYLVELFYHAKTGEKATHFAKIINRKNWQQFILAAVCLAVALFLRPNTIVVLIASVVLLLVFLWRDWRLLVLLLAALSICSFTLKQAATVTKDRTHYQASSDKNAKMPIESWFLTAYYVGGRSGDEINTITNKYTKYDQRQAYIREKLTEKIKHLGVFGVLATWRDKTNVLFGIKSDFGMQYFTQFRNSQNNRLQEQYHNNYNLLTPIMIHATMMVSLTSFLSFVWLPFYLFNKRQNESDDSSTYRQRVTIILILGIFESLSLFYILLWEVQEHYIYMMFPFLMFIGANIWSAVLNNVFNKKKRHKAFKH
- a CDS encoding PASTA domain-containing protein, with product MNKTKLISTVGKIALGALAPELLAQGTKIVNAQLEKRKGYIKVPDVTALDVDEATEIMTQYHFKHTVVPVAAAVKYANSVPNQIVKTQPKGNPVVDPQTFVKLFTIDAETVQKSKMMAEDLEKTKQKRQQAIKAKVQNTMTATTKIPARITRKFKLHKSKR
- a CDS encoding CBS domain-containing protein, with protein sequence MLGRQTQSTAKQETQTASQAQSSSPSQASSQSQATVSSSSASSQMSSSQPETTQQSAENSSSSSSTANNTEEQNDHANLEHRDQPVTISASDIQATRSILRNAGIDDQKFTDKQIEDLMNQSIETGKPIPDLAR
- a CDS encoding GH25 family lysozyme, which encodes MKNNRITGSLVIILTVVIGLLLTTQWSSPISAAQQPSVQYRTHVQDIGWQPYVTNGQMAGTTGQGKRLEATTIQLANQDSTMTGSVQYQTHIQNIGWQNWTQDGGVSGTSGQSLRLEAIRIKLSGNIANYYDVYYRVHAQNFGWLGWASNGQAAGTAGYGYRLEALEVVLVPKGQPAPGSTVNAFYNLNGEPSVQYRTHVQDIGWQNFVSDGQTSGTTGQGKRLEATMIQLDNQNADTSGNIQYQTHIQNIGWQNWTQNDGISGTSGQALRLEAIRIKLSGNIANYYNVYYRVHAQNFGWLGWASNGQDAGTSGYGYRLEGMQVVLVPKGQPAPGDTTNSSYTRKPDPSIHYQTNVQNIGWQNSVADGGTAGTTGQALRVEAFKANVSDLPDNMSGGVTYKAYVQNIGWQSAVSDNAVVGTSGQGLQVEALSFNLTGTLSNSYDIYYRTYVQNYGWLGWASNGQTAGTAGRGLRIEAIQVQLVKKGGTAPGGGTAYLPPIAPSDFIDVSSHQSWLTQADYKAMYAAGIKTAVIKLSEYTTYKNPYAATQISYARNAGMKIAAYHFAWFMNPSEAANEAKYFANYAKALGLPSDTLMVDDYEADDAVNSAGDKVADLNAFRNTLAQQGYPNVINYSYKAITGPDNIVDTNRISTKDIWMAQYPNEANPAAARALQYNSEFAAWQYSASKYFTGLSQNKPLDISIDYTGRFTN
- a CDS encoding glycosyltransferase family 2 protein; translation: MASKKLAIVLPAYNEEEVIEKTTARLHDLLTEMIQANLVAPSSFIMYVDDGSKDKTWALINELHEKYGNVQGLRFSTNFGHQNALIAGMTYLTDTDVDYVVTIDADLQDDPQAIVEMVELANSGKDIVYGVRNDRTTDTFFKRFTAQSFYKVMSALGANSIPNHADFRLVNQKVLRAFSEYQEREMFLRGIFPLIGFNEAKVYYARAEREAGETKYPLRKMIKFAATGITSFSISPITFVRNVGLGIFGISILSLVYIFIGWAFGKTSAGWPTLMVSIWMLGGLQLVAIGIIGEYIGKIFLEVKHRPRYIIAEELND